A window from Neobacillus sp. PS3-40 encodes these proteins:
- a CDS encoding anti-sigma-F factor Fin family protein, translating to MAIHYHCRHCGTKVGSIEKTSVHSESLGFHKLTEQERQEMITYDPSGDILITSICEDCQEALERNPDYHQYDFLIQ from the coding sequence GTGGCTATCCATTATCATTGTCGTCATTGTGGGACAAAAGTAGGTTCTATAGAAAAGACATCCGTACACAGTGAATCACTAGGATTTCATAAATTAACAGAGCAGGAAAGGCAAGAAATGATAACATATGATCCATCCGGAGATATTTTGATTACCTCCATCTGCGAGGACTGCCAGGAAGCGTTGGAAAGAAACCCAGATTATCATCAATATGATTTTCTTATTCAATAA